The following proteins are co-located in the Primulina tabacum isolate GXHZ01 chromosome 11, ASM2559414v2, whole genome shotgun sequence genome:
- the LOC142518987 gene encoding puromycin-sensitive aminopeptidase-like isoform X2, with amino-acid sequence MENKSLNILIPNLSWHLQKLQQMRIMLQSWVRLGTRVTCRDWFQLGLKEGLTVFRDQEFPSDLGSRPVKRIADVSKMQVPWRILCDLILT; translated from the exons ATggagaacaagagtttgaat ATTTTAATTCCGAACTTGTCCTGGCATCTCCAGAAACTGCAACAGATGCGGATTATGCTGCAATCTTGGGTGCGATTGGGCACGAG AGTGACATGTCGGGATTGGTTCCAGCTTGGCTTAAAGGAAGGTCTCACTGTTTTCCGTGATCAG GAATTTCCATCTGACTTGGGAAGCCGTCCAGTAAAACGGATAGCTGATGTTTCAAA GATGCAGGTCCCATGGCGCATCCTGTGCGACCTCATTCTTACATAA
- the LOC142519619 gene encoding puromycin-sensitive aminopeptidase-like: MDLYFKRHDGQAVTCEDFFNATRDANGADMSNFLLWYSQAGTPHLKVNSAYNAQDRTFSLKFSQEVPPTPGQPLKEPMFIPVALGLLDSKGKDMPLSSVYHDGKLENVTSNGQPVHTIVLRVTKEEEEFVFSDILEHPVPSILRGYSAPVQMDSDLTDADLSFLLVNDYDEFNRWEAGQVLARKLMLSLVSEFQLNKPLVLSPPFLHGIQSVLGGSSMDKEFIAKAITLPGEGEIMDMMEVADPDAVHAVRTFIRKQIATELKEELLNAVWGSLVSLRIPRFSSAPLL, encoded by the exons ATGGATCTGTATTTCAAGAGGCATGATGGGCAAGCTGTGACATGTGAAGATTTCTTCAATGCCACGAGGGATGCAAATGGTGCTGACATGTCCAATTTCTTGTTGTG GTATTCCCAGGCTGGGACACCCCATCTGAAAGTTAACTCTGCTTATAATGCTCAAGATCGTactttttctctcaaatttag TCAAGAGGTCCCCCCGACCCCAGGACAGCCGCTTAAAGAACCCATGTTTATTCCTGTAGCGTTGGGCCTCCTTGACTCTAAAGGCAAGGACATGCCTCTATCCTCCGTGTACCATGATGGTAAATTGGAAAATGTTACCAGCAATGGTCAGCCAGTACACACTATAGTTCTCAGGGTGACAAAG GAAGAAGAAGAGTTCGTGTTCAGCGACATCCTAGAGCATCCAGTGCCATCTATACTTAGGGGTTATAGTGCTCCTGTTCAGATGGATTCCGATCTCACTGATGCTGATTTGTCTTTTCTGCTTGTTAATGATTATGATGAGTTCAATCG TTGGGAGGCTGGGCAGGTGCTAGCAAGAAAATTGATGCTTAGCCTAGTGTCAGAGTTTCAGCTAAACAAACCATTGGTTCTCAGTCCCCCGTTTTTACATGGAATCCAAAGCGTACTTGGTGGCTCAAGCATGGATAAG GAATTCATTGCGAAAGCTATAACTCTGCCTGGTGAAGGGGAAATCATGGACATGATGGAAGTCGCGGACCCTGACGCCGTTCATGCGGTTAGAACTTTCATAAGAAAGCAGATCGCTACTgaattgaaagaagagttaCTTAATGCGGTATGGGGCTCTCTAGTTTCTCTCAGAATACCTCGTTTTTCCTCCGCACCTCTTCTATGA
- the LOC142519180 gene encoding phosphomevalonate kinase, peroxisomal-like gives MVVVASAPGKVLMTGGYLILERPNAGIVLSTNARFYAIVKPLYQDIKPDGLAWSWTDVKLTSPQMARETMYKLSLQNLVLQCVNSSDSRNPFVEHALQYAIAAAHVRFDQNKIDKLHKLLLLGLDIIIFGCNEFYSYRNQIESRGLPLTPETLSSLPPFASITLTAEELSETNCKPEVAKTGLGSSAAMTTAVVAALLHYLGVVSLPSVVKEHIHGDKDATELDVVHAMELDVVHAIAQTAHCIAQGKVGSGFDVSSAVYGSQRYIRFSPEVISSAQGSGKGLSIKEAIDSVLKSNWDHERIKFSLPPLMTLLLGEPGTGGSSTPSMVGAVKKWQKSDPKNSQVTWTKLSEENSALEMHLNTLSQLAQKNYDAYRTAINHCSLITSAKWAEGGIQPNHMEVVRALSGARDAMLGIRSNMRNMGSAAGIPIEPESQTRLLDTTINMEGVLLAGVPGAGGFDAVFAVTLGDSSQNVIKTWSSLNILAMLVREDPHDVYLENNDPRVTGVSSLHIS, from the exons ATGGTCGT AGTTGCTTCTGCTCCGGGAAAGGTTTTGATGACTGGGGGTTACCTTATTTTGGAGAGGCCGAACGCGGGGATTGTACTGAGTACAAATGCCAGATTTTATGCAATTGTAAAGCCACTATATCAGGACATTAAACCTGACGGTCTTGCATGG TCATGGACAGATGTGAAACTGACTTCTCCTCAGATGGCAAGGGAAACCATGTACAAATTGTCGCTTCAGAATTTGGTGCTTCAGTGTGTTAATTCAAG TGATTCAAGGAATCCATTTGTAGAGCATGCACTGCAATATGCAATAGCAGCTGCACACGTGAGATTTGACCAAAATAAGATTGATAAATTACATAAACTTCTTTTATTAG GTCTTGACATAATTATATTTGGTTGCAATGAGTTCTACTCTTATAGGAATCAG ATTGAATCACGTGGACTTCCATTGACTCCCGAGACATTGTCTTCCCTCCCACCTTTTGCTTCAATCACCTTGACTGCCGAAGAGTTGTCTGAAACAAATTGCAAACCTGAAGTTGCCAAAACTGGTTTGGGATCATCGGCGGCTATGACAACTGCAGTTGTTGCTGCATTGCTTCATTACCTCGGGGTAGTCAGCCTTCCTTCTGTGGTCAAAGAACATATTCATGGAGATAAAGATGCTACGGAACTTGATGTTGTGCATGCTATGGAACTTGATGTTGTGCATGCTATTGCTCAAACCGCTCACTGTATTGCACAAGGTAAAGTTGGTAGCGGGTTTGATGTGAGCTCTGCTGTTTATGGTAGTCAGCGCTACATCAGGTTTTCACCAGAAGTGATTTCTTCGGCTCAG GGTTCTGGTAAAGGGTTGTCTATAAAAGAGGCCATAGATAGTGTGCTAAAATCTAATTGGGACCATGAGAGGATTAAATTTTCCTTGCCTCCATTGATGACTCTT TTACTTGGAGAACCAGGAACTGGTGGTTCATCAACACCGTCTATGGTTGGCGCAGTGAAGAAGTGGCAAAAATCTGACCCTAAAAACTCTCAAGTAACGTGGACGAAATTGTCAGAAGAGAATTCTGCACTTGAAATGCATCTCAACACACTGAGCCAACTGGCACAAAAAAACTACGATGCTTATAGAACGGCCATCAACCACTGCAGCTTGATTACTTCAGCAAAG TGGGCTGAGGGGGGGATTCAACCAAACCACATGGAAGTTGTTAGAGCATTATCTGGAGCTAGGGATGCCATGCTTGGGATCCGTAGTAACATGCGCAATATGGGCTCAGCTGCTGGAATCCCT ATAGAACCAGAATCGCAAACTCGATTACTTGACACAACAATTAACATGGAAGGAGTTCTATTGGCTGGCGTTCCTGGAGCTGGTGGATTTGATGCAGTCTTTGCTGTCACCTTGGGGGATTCAAGCCAAAATGTGATAAAAACATGGAGTTCGCTTAATATACTTGCCATGCTAGTGAGGGAGGATCCTCACGATGTTTACCTAGAGAACAATGATCCCCGAGTAACAGGTGTTTCTTCTCTTcatatttcttga
- the LOC142518718 gene encoding 26S proteasome non-ATPase regulatory subunit 13 homolog B-like: MAALQYLDAQRTSHPELSEWYTALSDLYQRKLWHQLTLKLEQFVALTVFQAGDALIQLYHNFITDFETKINLLKLAHFAVIVSRQYPDKMAAINYLEGVIEKLRTTKEMRIDEPILYIKMQIATLKLENGDQKDCKRLLEEGKSTLDGMTDIDPSVYASYHWISSQFHKFRQEFAEFYKSALLYLAYTSVESFSESFKLDLAFDLSLSALLGENIYNFGELLAHPLIKSLLGTKVEWLYYIIESFNSGDLVRYQELCHIHRAALSSQPALVQNEKMLLEKINILCLMEIIFSRPSEDRTIPLSIIADRTKLTVEDVESLLMKSLSVHLIEGIIDQVEGTVYVSWVQPRVLGIPQIKSLRERLDNWVDKVQTTLVSVEAETPDLVAA; the protein is encoded by the exons ATGGCGGCTTTGCAGTATTTGGATGCGCAGCGCACATCGCACCCTGAGCTTTCCGAATGGTACACCGCTCTTTCAGATCTGTACCAGCGGAAGCTCTGGCACCAGCTCACTCTAAAGCTCGAACAGTTTGTCGCCCTTACTGTATTTCAG GCTGGGGATGCTCTAATACAGCTTTACCATAATTTTATAACCGATTTTGAGACAAAGATTAATCTCCTCAAGCTTGCCCATTTTGCTGTGATAGTTTCTCGACAATATCCAGATAAAATGGCAGCAATTAATTATCTAGAAGGGGTGATTGAGAAGCTTCGCACCACCAAAGAAATGCGCATAGACGAGCCAATACTTTATATCAAGATGCAGATTGCTACACTTAAGCTTGAGAATGGTGATCAAAAAGATTGTAAGAGGCTTTTGGAGGAGGGAAAGAGTACACTTGATGGCATGACTGACATTGATCCATCTGTGTATGCAAGCTACCATTGGATTTCATCACAATTCCACAAATTCCGTCAAGAATTTGCGGAGTTCTACAAAAGTGCTCTCCTTTATCTGGCTTACACGTCAGTAGAGTCTTTCTCTGAATCATTTAAGCTG GATTTGGCCTTTGACTTATCCTTATCAGCATTGTTGGGGGAAAACATTTACAACTTCGGGGAACTTCTTGCACACCCGCTT ATAAAAAGTCTATTAGGGACTAAAGTTGAGTGGTTATACTATATTATTGAATCCTTCAACTCTGGTGATTTAGTTCGTTATCAAGAACTGTGTCACATCCATAGAGCTGCTCTGAGTAGCCAACCAGCACTGGTTCAGAATGAGAAAATGCTTCTGGAGAAGATCAACATTCTCTGCTTGATGGAGATTATCTTCAG CCGTCCTTCCGAAGATAGAACCATTCCGTTAAGTATCATTGCAGACCGAACAAAACTTACTGTGGAAGATGTTGAGTCTCTTCTTATGAAGAGCCTTTCC GTGCATCTCATCGAGGGAATTATTGACCAAGTTGAGGGAACTGTATATGTTTCTTGGGTACAACCTAGAGTTTTAGGGATTCCTCAAATCAAATCCTTGCGTGAACGACTGGACAATTGGGTGGATAAAGTACAAACAACTTTGGTATCTGTTGAGGCCGAGACACCTGATTTAGTCGCTGCATGA
- the LOC142519618 gene encoding protein FAR1-RELATED SEQUENCE 5-like, which translates to MEKALKEVMPEIFHGLCTRHLMQNGIKHLGNLMKDDSHFLTDFKRCMYGIDDKTRIEEAWIVLLAQYNIHENTWLQSTYSIKEWADCYTKKAFTLGMRSTQLSESVNSDIKICMKPNLDIMQFFKHFEQVLEKKRYKELGTNLRHAKNYRD; encoded by the coding sequence ATGGAAAAGGCTTTGAAGGAGGTGATGCCTGAAATATTCCATGGATTGTGCACAAGGCACTTAATGCAAAATGGCATCAAGCACTTGGGAAACTTGATGAAGGATGATTCTCATTTCTTAACTGATTTTAAGAGATGCATGTATGGTATTGATGACAAGACCCGGATTGAGGAGGCATGGATTGTTCTACTAGCACAAtataatattcatgaaaacacATGGCTACAATCCACTTATAGTATAAAGGAGTGGGCAGATTGTTACACGAAGAAGGCTTTTACGCTTGGTATGAGGAGCACACAACTTAGTGAGAGtgtcaattctgatatcaagaTTTGTATGAAGCCCAACTTAGACATAATGCAATTTTTTAAGCACTTCGAACAGGTCTTAGAGAAAAAACGATACAAGGAGCTAGGTACGAATTTGAGACACGCCAAAAATTACCGAGATTAA
- the LOC142518987 gene encoding puromycin-sensitive aminopeptidase-like isoform X1: MENKSLNILIPNLSWHLQKLQQMRIMLQSWVRLGTRVTCRDWFQLGLKEGLTVFRDQEFPSDLGSRPVKRIADVSKLRTFQFPQDAGPMAHPVRPHSYIKMDNFYTGKCMKRLVLSLFSCLV, from the exons ATggagaacaagagtttgaat ATTTTAATTCCGAACTTGTCCTGGCATCTCCAGAAACTGCAACAGATGCGGATTATGCTGCAATCTTGGGTGCGATTGGGCACGAG AGTGACATGTCGGGATTGGTTCCAGCTTGGCTTAAAGGAAGGTCTCACTGTTTTCCGTGATCAG GAATTTCCATCTGACTTGGGAAGCCGTCCAGTAAAACGGATAGCTGATGTTTCAAAGTTGCGAACTTTTCAATTTCCT CAGGATGCAGGTCCCATGGCGCATCCTGTGCGACCTCATTCTTACATAAAG ATGGATAACTTCTACACAGGCAAGTGTATGAAAAGGTTGGTTCTTTCTCTATTTTCTTGTTTGGTTTGA